The following proteins come from a genomic window of Fusobacterium sp.:
- a CDS encoding TolC family protein, with amino-acid sequence MKNLILIFYSILIAGCSALNTSDKNNELLDNLSLKEKESKEYIKQYNNILTLETALKISVDRNLDLKVKIIEEEIAKLDKRIAFGNFLPKISLGYSYTMLNNKVMGEALDTGISAISGFPAALEGRLLDKSFSFFNINAQIPIFVPSTWFLYSARQKGENISVLTRELTEKMIKLQTIGEYYYILALESEREYLSKELASAQELNKNAKVALETESILKWEYEGTEQMVKMKEHALRQNERDLQSAKISLMNNLNLYPFLDIHLQKPSPFTENNISMEEAVYESLKNSDFIKIRDTAVDMNEDAVKIAVTNFLPKIILTGGYINTSNEALADPDFFMGTLGGFFSIFNGFQNVNEYKKARKNQEIAFIRKEQEIMKVIFETVNAYNMLESSKEERDIASKNYIVNKGRFEQKKTEKEVGAIDNWEYIKALADYEQALSIKEKTEYKYQISLSSLNMLMGKSIFTKGEKIYEK; translated from the coding sequence TTGAAAAATTTAATCTTAATATTTTACTCTATTTTAATAGCAGGTTGCTCTGCTCTTAATACCTCTGATAAAAATAATGAATTACTTGATAATCTATCATTAAAAGAAAAGGAAAGCAAGGAATATATAAAGCAATATAATAATATTCTTACTTTAGAAACAGCTTTAAAAATAAGTGTAGATAGAAACCTTGATTTAAAAGTAAAAATTATTGAAGAAGAAATAGCAAAACTTGACAAAAGAATAGCTTTTGGCAATTTTCTTCCAAAAATATCATTAGGATACAGTTATACTATGTTAAACAACAAAGTCATGGGTGAGGCTTTAGATACAGGGATATCTGCTATATCTGGATTTCCTGCTGCATTAGAAGGGAGATTGCTTGATAAAAGTTTTTCCTTTTTCAATATCAATGCACAAATACCTATTTTTGTTCCATCTACATGGTTTTTATATAGTGCCAGACAAAAGGGAGAAAATATCTCTGTTCTTACCAGAGAACTTACAGAAAAAATGATTAAACTTCAAACTATTGGTGAATATTACTATATTCTTGCTTTAGAATCTGAAAGAGAATATTTATCCAAAGAACTGGCTTCTGCTCAGGAGTTAAATAAAAATGCCAAAGTTGCACTGGAAACTGAAAGTATTCTAAAATGGGAGTATGAGGGAACAGAGCAAATGGTCAAAATGAAGGAACATGCCTTAAGACAAAATGAACGTGATCTTCAAAGTGCAAAAATTTCTTTGATGAATAACCTTAATCTTTATCCATTTTTAGATATCCACCTGCAAAAGCCATCTCCTTTCACAGAAAATAATATTTCTATGGAAGAAGCTGTTTATGAATCTTTAAAAAACAGCGATTTTATAAAAATAAGAGATACTGCTGTGGATATGAATGAGGATGCTGTAAAAATAGCAGTTACAAATTTTCTTCCAAAAATAATTTTAACTGGAGGATATATAAATACAAGTAATGAAGCTCTAGCTGATCCTGATTTTTTTATGGGTACTCTTGGAGGATTTTTTTCTATATTTAATGGTTTTCAAAATGTAAATGAATATAAAAAAGCCAGAAAAAATCAGGAAATTGCTTTTATTAGAAAAGAACAGGAGATAATGAAAGTTATTTTTGAAACTGTCAATGCATATAATATGTTGGAAAGTTCTAAAGAAGAAAGAGATATAGCTTCAAAAAATTATATTGTAAATAAAGGAAGATTTGAACAGAAAAAAACTGAAAAAGAAGTAGGAGCTATTGATAACTGGGAATACATAAAAGCTTTAGCTGATTACGAACAAGCTTTAAGTATAAAAGAAAAAACTGAATATAAGTATCAAATTTCTCTTTCTTCTCTTAATATGCTTATGGGAAAATCTATATTTACAAAAGGAGAAAAGATATATGAAAAATAG
- a CDS encoding efflux RND transporter periplasmic adaptor subunit: MKNRRIKSMILIAASILLISSCGKQQEEEIIIRPVKVMEIKNSDSIEYFSFSGITAPSKETILSFKIAGPLESMNLTQGQIIKKDEILAKMDSRDYKINLEVYKKKYEAAKASADNAILQYDRAEKLYKADAMTKKNFDTVTAQKKAAVSLLKEAQQGVENAQNKLKDTELRAPFSGYISKKFADAGSVVNAGTPVVSLSADENPEVTISVAIKDTDILKNAVSFIFVPNDSEKKYELKLKEIGKNPEFSKLTYPATFELLDGKDIRMGMSGKVLASIKRDESSPIIIPASALFEDNGSKVYIYDNGVAKARKVKIGNLYPDGNIIILEGLNKNDKVITAGVDTIIDGEKVKLIPEESDTNVGNVL, translated from the coding sequence ATGAAAAATAGAAGAATAAAATCAATGATTTTGATTGCTGCTTCTATCTTGTTAATTTCTTCATGTGGAAAACAGCAAGAAGAAGAAATAATAATTCGTCCTGTAAAAGTCATGGAAATAAAAAATTCTGATAGTATTGAATATTTTTCTTTTTCTGGAATAACTGCTCCAAGCAAAGAAACAATTCTATCTTTTAAAATTGCAGGGCCATTGGAAAGTATGAATCTCACTCAGGGGCAAATAATAAAAAAAGATGAGATACTGGCTAAAATGGACAGCAGAGATTATAAAATAAATCTGGAAGTATACAAGAAAAAATATGAAGCTGCAAAAGCTTCAGCTGATAATGCAATTCTTCAATATGACAGAGCTGAAAAACTTTATAAAGCAGATGCTATGACAAAAAAGAATTTTGATACAGTAACTGCTCAGAAAAAAGCAGCTGTTTCTCTTTTAAAAGAAGCACAGCAGGGAGTAGAAAATGCTCAAAATAAATTAAAGGATACTGAGCTTAGAGCTCCATTTTCAGGATATATTTCTAAAAAATTTGCTGATGCAGGAAGTGTTGTAAATGCTGGAACACCTGTAGTTTCTCTTTCAGCTGATGAAAATCCAGAAGTAACAATCAGTGTTGCTATTAAAGATACTGATATTTTAAAAAATGCTGTATCATTTATTTTTGTTCCAAATGACAGCGAAAAAAAATATGAATTAAAACTTAAAGAAATTGGAAAAAACCCTGAATTTTCAAAATTGACTTATCCTGCTACTTTTGAATTATTAGATGGAAAAGATATCAGAATGGGAATGAGTGGAAAAGTTTTAGCTTCTATTAAAAGAGATGAGTCATCACCAATTATTATTCCTGCATCTGCTCTTTTTGAAGATAATGGAAGTAAAGTATATATTTATGATAATGGTGTAGCAAAAGCAAGGAAAGTTAAAATAGGCAATCTCTATCCTGATGGAAATATAATAATTCTAGAAGGGTTAAATAAAAATGACAAAGTTATCACTGCTGGTGTTGATACTATCATTGATGGAGAAAAGGTAAAACTTATTCCAGAAGAAAGTGATACTAATGTGGGAAATGTCTTATAA
- a CDS encoding aspartate-semialdehyde dehydrogenase encodes MKKYNIGILGATGAVGKEMMKVLEERNFPVENIRLFASSRSAGKKVFFKGKEYEIEEAKKGIYEGIDILLGAVENEQAKEFIPSAIENGVVVIDNSSAYRMVDDVPLIVPEVNSEAVEAHKGLIANPNCATIIGLVAVNELNKYSEIERMIVSTYQAVSGAGSGGITELNAEIKAIAEGKDFTMETFPYQIAYNLIPQIGGFDEKGYSSEEMKFQNEGRKILNNPKLKVNCTCIRVPVYRSHSESITIEFKDKIDAEKAREILSKADGVKLVDDPQNKKYPMPLDTSDQDLVYVGRIREDISNDEGKGLTLWCCGDQVRKGAATNAVQIAELLIKKRNDIK; translated from the coding sequence ATGAAAAAATATAATATAGGAATACTAGGAGCTACAGGAGCAGTAGGTAAAGAAATGATGAAAGTATTAGAAGAAAGAAATTTTCCAGTAGAAAATATAAGACTTTTTGCCAGCAGCAGAAGTGCTGGGAAAAAAGTATTTTTTAAAGGAAAAGAGTATGAAATAGAAGAGGCTAAAAAAGGAATTTATGAAGGAATAGACATATTATTAGGAGCAGTGGAAAATGAACAGGCTAAGGAATTTATTCCATCTGCAATAGAAAATGGTGTAGTAGTGATAGACAACAGTAGCGCTTATAGAATGGTAGATGATGTACCTCTTATAGTTCCAGAAGTAAATTCAGAAGCTGTAGAAGCCCATAAGGGACTTATTGCAAATCCAAATTGTGCAACTATAATAGGACTGGTAGCAGTAAATGAACTTAATAAATATTCTGAAATAGAAAGAATGATAGTATCTACTTATCAAGCTGTATCAGGTGCTGGAAGTGGTGGAATAACTGAATTGAATGCAGAAATAAAAGCTATAGCAGAAGGAAAGGATTTTACTATGGAAACATTTCCTTATCAGATAGCTTATAACTTAATACCACAGATAGGAGGCTTTGATGAAAAAGGGTACAGTTCAGAAGAAATGAAATTTCAGAATGAAGGAAGAAAAATATTAAATAATCCCAAGTTAAAAGTTAACTGTACATGTATTAGGGTTCCAGTGTATAGAAGTCATTCTGAATCTATAACTATTGAATTTAAAGATAAAATAGATGCAGAAAAAGCAAGAGAAATATTAAGCAAAGCAGATGGGGTAAAATTAGTAGATGATCCTCAAAATAAAAAATATCCTATGCCTTTAGATACAAGTGATCAAGATCTGGTATATGTTGGAAGAATAAGAGAAGATATAAGTAATGATGAAGGAAAAGGATTAACTCTTTGGTGCTGTGGAGATCAGGTACGTAAAGGAGCAGCAACTAATGCTGTTCAAATTGCAGAACTGCTTATAAAAAAAAGAAATGATATAAAATAA
- a CDS encoding CD3072 family TudS-related putative desulfidase produces MFNDGRSKRVVFIAHCLLNQNSISDGTAVYPAAFRSIIDFFLNADIEIVQMPCPEFCCLGLDRGNINGAYSPITLENTRIRREMKKCNADKILSLLVDHVMQQIFEYHEYGFEIAAIIGVNRSPSCGIETTSDYDMEIDGMGLFMEKIFERLSLKKISIPMIGVKSIDDIDKKFDFIKSVVR; encoded by the coding sequence ATGTTTAATGATGGAAGAAGTAAACGTGTTGTTTTCATTGCTCATTGTTTGTTAAACCAAAATTCAATTTCTGATGGAACAGCAGTTTATCCTGCAGCTTTTAGAAGTATTATTGATTTTTTTCTGAATGCTGATATTGAAATTGTTCAAATGCCCTGTCCAGAGTTTTGTTGTTTAGGACTTGATAGAGGAAATATTAATGGAGCATATAGTCCTATAACTTTAGAAAATACACGTATTAGAAGAGAAATGAAAAAGTGTAATGCTGATAAAATTTTATCACTATTAGTTGATCATGTAATGCAGCAGATTTTTGAATATCATGAATATGGATTTGAAATTGCTGCTATTATAGGTGTTAATCGTTCTCCAAGTTGTGGAATAGAAACAACATCAGATTATGATATGGAAATAGATGGAATGGGGTTATTTATGGAAAAGATTTTTGAACGACTTTCACTAAAAAAAATCTCAATTCCTATGATAGGGGTTAAATCAATAGATGATATAGATAAAAAGTTTGATTTTATTAAGAGTGTAGTAAGATAA
- a CDS encoding homoserine dehydrogenase: protein MKIGLLGFGTVGSGVYEILKSSSTNNIEVKKILVKDEKDKVMDIITTDAEEILNDKDIDLVVEVMGGIHPAYEYIIKSLKNKKNVVTANKAVVAAYLKEFTKMAYENGVSFEYEASVCGGIPWIKSLEKAKRIDEISEVYGIFNGTSNFILDNMTKKGYEFQEILKKAQEKGYAESDPSADIDGIDIMRKLLITSSLAFECEIPEKEIDVFGIRNIQKEDIEYFNNIRYTVKLIAKGKKAENNYCAAVEPVLFKNDRIEAAVPQNFNIGTISGKTIGELKFYGQGAGKLPTGNAIVQDIIDIMEAKGNLIERKFEKSLIKDSSLISGKYYVRINDEQFIKDNSDIIEKKLEYSGNIIYITKEIDCSAMKKAAEKYLEKEIFYARFEN from the coding sequence ATGAAAATAGGATTATTAGGTTTTGGAACAGTAGGAAGTGGAGTATATGAGATACTAAAGAGCAGTTCAACCAATAATATAGAAGTGAAAAAAATTCTTGTAAAAGATGAAAAAGATAAAGTTATGGATATAATAACTACAGACGCAGAAGAAATATTAAATGATAAAGATATTGACTTAGTAGTGGAAGTAATGGGAGGAATTCATCCTGCATATGAGTATATAATAAAATCCTTAAAAAATAAAAAAAATGTAGTAACTGCAAATAAAGCAGTAGTAGCTGCATATTTAAAGGAGTTTACCAAAATGGCTTATGAGAATGGTGTATCATTTGAATATGAAGCAAGTGTCTGTGGTGGAATTCCATGGATAAAGTCTTTAGAAAAAGCAAAAAGAATAGATGAGATAAGCGAAGTGTATGGGATATTTAATGGAACAAGTAATTTTATATTGGATAATATGACTAAAAAAGGTTATGAATTTCAGGAAATATTAAAAAAGGCACAGGAAAAAGGATATGCAGAGAGTGACCCATCAGCTGATATAGATGGAATAGATATAATGAGAAAGCTGTTGATAACTTCAAGTTTGGCTTTTGAATGTGAAATACCAGAAAAAGAAATAGATGTTTTTGGAATAAGAAATATACAAAAAGAAGATATAGAATATTTTAATAATATTCGTTATACAGTAAAACTTATTGCAAAAGGAAAAAAAGCAGAAAATAACTATTGTGCTGCAGTAGAACCAGTACTTTTTAAAAATGACAGAATAGAAGCAGCAGTACCCCAAAATTTTAATATAGGAACTATTTCTGGAAAAACTATAGGAGAATTAAAATTTTATGGACAGGGAGCAGGTAAACTGCCAACTGGAAATGCAATAGTACAGGATATAATTGATATTATGGAAGCTAAAGGAAATTTAATTGAAAGAAAATTTGAGAAAAGTTTAATAAAAGACAGTTCTCTAATAAGTGGGAAATACTATGTAAGAATTAATGATGAACAATTTATAAAAGATAATTCTGATATTATTGAAAAAAAATTAGAATATTCAGGAAATATTATTTATATAACTAAAGAGATAGACTGCAGTGCTATGAAAAAAGCAGCAGAAAAATATCTGGAAAAAGAAATATTTTATGCTAGATTTGAGAACTAG
- a CDS encoding GDSL-type esterase/lipase family protein — translation MALEKIVMLGDSIIDWNYSSKYINYGHAGFKTRDILWLLEEKLEIKGDIGILLVGVNDILCGFQEEYTLDYYNKTVEILRQRFKKLILLSMLPSDTSRINAKSKMLNSKLKNLYNEDFFDIYNLFLDARELLADKYTVDGIHLNNYGYDIFNKALTEIVEKVKYEEIGYPDRETAERELEEAGELNPGQWISHSKYTALACKKIAEYCPHMNSEKAYIIGLLHDIGRRVGIVQERHMLEGYKYCMSKGWKEVAQICITHSFMLKDITTSIGKWDITKEDYEFMKNFITEAVYDDYDKLVQMCDNLALPNSFCFLEKRFVDVAMRYGVNEYTTKRWGAIYDIKKYFEEIAGKSIEEILKIL, via the coding sequence ATGGCATTAGAAAAAATAGTTATGCTTGGTGACAGTATTATAGATTGGAATTACAGCAGTAAATATATAAATTATGGGCATGCAGGATTTAAAACAAGAGATATATTATGGCTTCTAGAGGAAAAACTTGAAATAAAAGGAGATATTGGAATACTTTTAGTGGGAGTAAATGATATTTTATGTGGTTTTCAAGAAGAATATACATTAGATTATTATAATAAAACTGTAGAAATACTTAGGCAAAGATTTAAAAAACTTATATTATTAAGTATGCTTCCAAGTGATACTTCAAGAATAAATGCAAAATCTAAAATGTTAAATAGCAAATTAAAAAATTTATACAATGAAGATTTCTTTGATATTTATAACCTGTTTTTAGATGCTCGTGAATTGCTGGCAGATAAATATACTGTAGATGGAATTCATTTAAATAATTATGGATATGACATTTTTAATAAAGCTTTAACTGAAATTGTAGAAAAAGTAAAATATGAAGAAATAGGATATCCAGACAGAGAAACTGCTGAAAGAGAATTAGAAGAAGCAGGAGAACTTAATCCAGGACAGTGGATAAGCCATTCTAAATATACAGCTCTTGCCTGTAAAAAAATTGCAGAATATTGCCCTCATATGAACAGTGAAAAAGCCTATATAATTGGATTACTTCATGATATAGGAAGAAGAGTTGGAATAGTGCAGGAAAGACATATGCTGGAAGGATATAAATATTGTATGTCTAAGGGATGGAAAGAAGTTGCTCAGATATGTATAACACATTCTTTTATGTTGAAAGATATAACTACATCTATTGGAAAATGGGATATAACCAAAGAAGATTATGAATTTATGAAAAATTTTATAACTGAAGCTGTCTATGATGATTATGATAAATTAGTTCAAATGTGTGACAACCTAGCTCTTCCAAATAGTTTTTGCTTTCTTGAAAAAAGGTTTGTAGATGTAGCAATGAGGTATGGAGTAAATGAGTATACTACTAAAAGATGGGGAGCTATCTATGATATCAAAAAATATTTTGAAGAAATAGCTGGTAAATCTATAGAGGAAATACTGAAAATTTTATAA
- a CDS encoding efflux RND transporter permease subunit translates to MNIIDYSIKNRTVTLFLTFVIIAGGIFSYVKLGKLEDPEFRVKEAIVVTLYPGADPHQVELQVTDEIEGALQQIANVEYIESVSKAGYSEVKIKLNESLKAEVIDQYWDNVRKKINDVQKNLPTGAISSVVLDDYGDVYGMFFAVTSEGYSKEELNRYVNYIKRELHSIPGVSKTSVYGKVDSAVEVVIDREKIDALGINEKLILTSFISQNLPAYSNSIEHGDMKIRVDINEAFNSLEDIENLVIFSKDNLRGGEETVFLKDIAVVKKSFSTPVKSKMRYNMKEAMGLMLSPEVGTNVINTGKAIDKKLDEIKKNLPLGIEIEKVYYQPDLVTNAIGQFVNNLVASVVVVVGVLLFTMGIRSGLIIGSGLILSILGTLIYMLAVKMDMQRVSLGSFIIAMGMLVDNAIVVVDGTLTSLEKGENRYEALTKPAKKTAVPLLGATTIAVIAFLPMYLMPTDAGEYISTLFWIMAVSLGLSWILSLTQIPVFCDSFLKIDKEKDKNGRKEKFYDLCHKFLEKVLAHKFLSLGIVIGAFLFSMLLFTRLPITFFPDSDKKGFVVNLWLPEGTSLDKTDKVSQIVEKELLKDKDIINVTAAVGSSPSRYYVATIPELQNSSFSQLIISVNKLESVNRIGENIKKFVKENIPDTKIEVRKYVNGIPTKYPVEVRILGPDPYILRELSKEVMNIMRTVPNAENIQTDWKNKVLTWSPVLSQNIERKNLISPLDVANSLNRATEGMTLGKYKEGTEIMPIVLREKSGGQQLEINNIGQTPVWGLGIKSLPLNRIIEKESLKWEDPEIWRRNRVRAIKVQCDISGGVTAESIRKAVEKEVNKLSLPENYKIEWGGEYYEQNKNVAAVFSSLPLQGTIMFSICVLLFATLKDPFIIFAILPLSFIGIAPGLFLTGRSFGFMSIIGAISLSGMMIKNSIVLIDEIKYEINVDKKDPYTAVIDSAVSRIRPVSMASVTTIFGMLPLVFDPLYGDMAITIVFGLTASTMLTLFVVPLLYSLLYKIEKKQ, encoded by the coding sequence ATGAATATAATCGATTACTCGATAAAAAATAGAACAGTTACACTTTTTTTGACATTTGTCATTATAGCAGGAGGAATTTTTTCTTATGTTAAACTTGGAAAATTAGAGGATCCTGAATTTAGAGTAAAAGAGGCTATTGTTGTGACCTTGTACCCTGGAGCTGATCCTCATCAAGTTGAGCTACAGGTAACTGATGAAATAGAAGGTGCCCTTCAACAAATTGCAAATGTTGAATATATTGAAAGTGTTTCTAAAGCTGGTTATTCAGAAGTTAAAATAAAATTAAATGAATCGTTAAAAGCAGAAGTAATAGATCAGTATTGGGATAATGTAAGAAAAAAAATAAATGATGTTCAAAAAAATCTCCCTACAGGAGCTATTTCTTCAGTAGTTTTAGATGACTATGGGGATGTATATGGAATGTTTTTTGCTGTGACAAGTGAAGGATATTCTAAGGAAGAATTAAATCGGTATGTAAATTATATAAAAAGAGAGCTCCATTCTATTCCTGGGGTATCCAAAACTTCTGTCTATGGAAAAGTTGATTCTGCTGTAGAAGTAGTCATTGACAGAGAAAAGATAGATGCTCTTGGAATAAATGAAAAACTTATACTTACTTCTTTTATTTCTCAAAATCTTCCTGCCTACAGTAATTCTATAGAACATGGAGATATGAAAATAAGAGTAGATATCAATGAAGCTTTTAACAGTTTGGAAGATATAGAAAATCTGGTGATTTTTTCTAAAGATAATTTGAGAGGCGGAGAAGAAACTGTTTTCCTGAAAGATATTGCAGTTGTAAAAAAATCTTTTTCAACTCCTGTAAAAAGTAAAATGAGATATAATATGAAAGAAGCTATGGGGCTTATGCTCTCACCAGAGGTGGGAACAAATGTTATAAATACAGGTAAAGCTATTGATAAAAAGCTTGATGAAATAAAGAAAAATCTTCCTCTAGGAATAGAAATTGAGAAAGTGTATTACCAGCCAGATCTTGTTACTAATGCTATCGGTCAATTCGTTAATAATCTTGTTGCCTCAGTAGTAGTTGTGGTTGGAGTTCTTTTATTTACAATGGGTATAAGAAGCGGACTCATAATAGGAAGTGGACTTATTCTTTCTATATTAGGAACGTTGATATATATGCTTGCTGTTAAAATGGATATGCAGAGAGTTTCTCTTGGTTCATTTATAATTGCTATGGGAATGCTTGTTGATAATGCTATAGTTGTAGTTGATGGTACACTTACCAGTCTGGAAAAAGGTGAAAATCGGTATGAAGCATTAACTAAACCAGCTAAAAAAACTGCTGTTCCTCTCCTTGGGGCAACTACCATTGCTGTAATAGCATTTCTTCCTATGTATTTAATGCCAACTGATGCTGGAGAATATATTTCCACTCTTTTCTGGATAATGGCTGTTTCTTTAGGTTTAAGCTGGATATTATCCTTAACTCAAATACCTGTGTTCTGTGATAGCTTTTTAAAAATAGATAAAGAAAAAGATAAAAATGGGAGAAAAGAAAAATTTTATGATTTATGCCACAAATTTTTAGAAAAAGTTTTAGCACATAAATTTCTTTCTCTGGGAATAGTAATTGGAGCATTTTTATTTTCTATGCTGCTTTTTACAAGACTGCCTATTACCTTTTTCCCTGATTCTGATAAAAAAGGATTTGTTGTAAATTTATGGCTTCCTGAAGGAACTTCACTTGATAAAACAGATAAAGTGAGTCAAATAGTAGAAAAAGAATTGCTTAAAGATAAAGATATAATAAATGTAACAGCAGCAGTTGGATCTTCTCCTTCTAGATACTATGTTGCAACTATTCCAGAGTTACAAAACAGCAGTTTTTCTCAGCTTATTATTTCAGTAAATAAATTAGAGAGTGTAAATAGAATTGGAGAAAATATAAAAAAATTTGTTAAAGAAAATATTCCTGATACTAAAATAGAGGTAAGAAAATATGTAAATGGTATTCCTACTAAATATCCTGTAGAAGTGAGAATACTTGGTCCTGATCCATATATACTGAGAGAGTTGTCTAAAGAAGTTATGAATATTATGAGAACTGTACCAAATGCAGAAAATATACAGACAGATTGGAAAAATAAAGTTTTGACATGGTCTCCTGTATTATCTCAAAATATTGAAAGAAAAAATCTGATTTCTCCATTAGATGTTGCCAATTCATTAAATAGAGCAACAGAAGGGATGACTCTTGGAAAATATAAAGAGGGAACTGAAATAATGCCAATAGTTCTAAGAGAAAAATCTGGCGGACAACAGCTTGAAATTAATAATATTGGTCAGACACCAGTATGGGGATTAGGAATAAAAAGTCTTCCTTTAAATAGAATTATTGAAAAAGAAAGTTTAAAATGGGAAGACCCTGAAATCTGGAGAAGAAATAGAGTAAGAGCTATAAAAGTTCAATGTGATATTTCGGGAGGTGTCACTGCTGAAAGTATTAGAAAGGCAGTTGAAAAAGAAGTAAATAAATTATCTCTTCCAGAAAATTACAAAATTGAATGGGGCGGAGAATATTATGAGCAGAATAAAAATGTGGCTGCTGTATTCTCTAGTCTTCCATTACAGGGAACTATTATGTTTTCAATATGTGTACTTCTATTTGCAACTCTGAAAGATCCATTTATAATTTTTGCTATACTTCCTCTTTCATTTATAGGAATAGCACCTGGATTATTTCTCACAGGAAGGTCTTTTGGATTCATGTCTATAATAGGTGCTATAAGCCTCAGCGGTATGATGATAAAAAATTCTATTGTTCTTATAGACGAAATAAAATATGAGATAAATGTGGATAAAAAAGACCCCTATACTGCCGTTATAGATTCAGCAGTCAGCAGAATAAGACCAGTTTCTATGGCATCAGTTACAACAATTTTTGGAATGCTGCCTCTTGTATTTGATCCATTATATGGAGATATGGCTATAACAATAGTTTTTGGACTTACAGCTTCAACTATGTTGACACTGTTTGTTGTTCCACTTTTATATTCTTTGTTATATAAAATTGAAAAGAAACAATAA
- a CDS encoding aspartate kinase, giving the protein MIKVAKFGGSSLADAEQFKKVKNIIENDENRRIVVVSAAGKRFKEDNKITDLLYLCYAHIKYSVSYESMFSIIENRYLEIRDELGLKCNLESEFRIIKSRMKKGMNRDYLVSRGEYLAGMLMAEYLGYDFIDAENVIFFDYNGKVDTEKTREAMEKAVERSPKGVIPGFYGTLPNGEIKLFSRGGSDITGAIVSDCIKAAIYENWTDVSGILMADPNVVKDPKRIEIITYSELRELSYMGANVLHTDAVAPVKKANIPINIKNTNAPENPGTIIVDENNELLKNTKNYFITGIAGKKDFSVISIYKDHMSGEVGAIRKALEIFEKYKVSIEHIPTGIDTFSIVAATENIKKYLYEIVADLKRECEPSEVKVIDNISLIATVGRNMADRPGMSGKLFAAIGNSGVNIRMISQGSDEINIIVGVENEDFEKAINVIYNNFVI; this is encoded by the coding sequence ATGATAAAAGTAGCAAAATTTGGAGGATCATCACTAGCTGATGCAGAACAGTTTAAAAAAGTAAAAAATATAATAGAAAATGATGAAAACAGAAGGATTGTAGTAGTGTCAGCTGCTGGAAAAAGATTTAAAGAAGATAATAAAATAACTGATTTATTATATCTTTGTTATGCTCATATAAAGTATTCTGTTTCATATGAAAGTATGTTTTCTATAATAGAAAACAGATATTTAGAAATAAGAGATGAATTAGGATTGAAATGTAATCTTGAGAGTGAATTCAGAATAATAAAAAGCAGAATGAAAAAAGGAATGAACAGAGATTATTTGGTGAGCAGAGGAGAATATCTTGCTGGAATGTTAATGGCAGAATATTTAGGATACGATTTTATAGATGCTGAAAATGTAATATTTTTTGATTATAATGGAAAAGTAGATACTGAAAAAACAAGAGAAGCAATGGAAAAAGCAGTAGAAAGAAGTCCTAAGGGAGTTATTCCGGGATTTTATGGTACATTACCAAATGGAGAAATAAAACTTTTTTCCAGAGGAGGTTCAGATATAACAGGAGCTATAGTTTCAGATTGTATAAAAGCTGCTATTTATGAGAACTGGACTGATGTGTCTGGAATACTAATGGCAGACCCAAATGTAGTTAAAGATCCTAAGAGAATAGAAATAATAACATATAGTGAATTGAGAGAGCTTTCATATATGGGAGCTAATGTGCTTCATACTGATGCAGTAGCACCAGTAAAAAAAGCTAATATTCCTATCAATATCAAAAATACAAATGCTCCAGAAAACCCTGGAACTATAATCGTTGATGAGAATAATGAGCTGTTGAAAAATACCAAAAATTATTTTATAACTGGAATAGCAGGAAAAAAAGATTTTTCTGTTATATCAATATATAAAGATCATATGTCAGGAGAAGTAGGAGCTATAAGAAAAGCTTTAGAGATATTTGAAAAGTATAAAGTAAGTATAGAACATATTCCTACTGGGATAGATACATTTTCTATAGTGGCAGCCACTGAGAATATAAAAAAATATCTTTATGAAATAGTGGCAGATCTCAAAAGGGAATGTGAACCTTCTGAAGTAAAAGTGATAGATAATATAAGTCTTATAGCTACTGTAGGAAGAAATATGGCTGACAGACCTGGAATGTCTGGAAAACTTTTTGCTGCTATAGGGAACAGCGGAGTAAATATCAGAATGATATCTCAAGGGTCAGATGAGATAAATATTATAGTTGGAGTTGAAAATGAAGATTTTGAAAAAGCAATAAATGTTATATATAATAATTTTGTTATTTAA